A genomic window from Oryctolagus cuniculus chromosome 12, mOryCun1.1, whole genome shotgun sequence includes:
- the PEAK1 gene encoding inactive tyrosine-protein kinase PEAK1 isoform X2 translates to MSACNTFTEHVWKPGECKNCFKPKSLHQLPPDSEQAPVTHGNVKTNANQSNNHRIRNTGNFRPPVAKKPTIAVKPTMMVADGQSVCGELSIQEHCENKPVIVGWNRNRTALSQKPLNNNQDDGEGLSHVPKPYGGTDSTKVANNNNSGLTEVLKEIAGLDAAPQTGGSEANSRETFLGRINDCYKRSLERKLPPSCMLGGTRDAQGKHVVLSGSTEVISNEGGRFCYPEFSSGEESEEDVLFSNLEEERESWDESDEELLAMEIRMRGQPRFANFRANTLSPVRFFVDKKWNTVPLRNKSLQRICAVDYDDSYDEILNGYEERSVASCGQGSVQSMLSSDSTSPDSSLMEESRSETASSLSQKICNGGLSPGNPGDPEDTKEMEPSPESLLGSSQEKDPSQASKNAAKAPETHKAVLALRLEEKDGKIAVQTEKQEGKASTDVAGQAVTINLVPVEEQAKPYRVVNLEQPLCKPYTVVDVSAAMASEHLEGPVGSSKTKGSVSTPSSPVTSPAPTPGQISAHFQKSSAIRYQEVWTSSTSPRQKIPKVELITGGTGPNVPPRKNCHKSAPTSPTATNISSKTIPVKSPNLSEIKFNSYNNAGMPPFPIIIHDEPTYARSSKNAIKVPIVINPNAYDNLAIYKSFLGTSGELSVKEKTTSVISHTYEEIETESHAGAPDKATGKPADCPQAKASSNSAERKRGSVAQKVQEFNSCLSRGQSSPQRSYSSSHSSPAKIQRSAREPVAKTESQESPAAGGSREKASAVLSQIVASIQPPPSPPEVPPSSPKACSADESAPKSTPVRPQSLFTTQPSGEAEAPQTTESPTSKGPRDPLPKPVTSPPSKLVGSPQGEPPPPFPPPRSTSSPYHAGNLLQRHFTNWAKPTSPVRSTEAESVLPSEGSRRAADAKPKRWISFKSFFRRRKTDEDDDKEKEREKGRLVGLDGTVIHMLPPPPVQRHHWFTEAKGESSEKPALVFMYRCDPAQGQLGVDQSKAGAGQAAASEQGRAEDVLSPDSEKKERSHPSPSQALQKRLR, encoded by the coding sequence atgtctgcTTGTAACACCTTTACTGAACACGTTTGGAAACCTGGTGAATGCAAGAATTGCTTTAAACCTAAAAGCTTGCACCAGCTCCCCCCGGACTCTGAGCAGGCGCCCGTCACCCACGGCAACGTGAAAACGAATGCCAACCAGAGCAACAACCACCGCATCAGGAACACGGGGAATTTCCGGCCTCCTGTGGCTAAAAAACCCACGATAGCTGTGAAGCCCACGATGATGGTGGCAGATGGGCAAAGTGTGTGTGGGGAGCTTAGCATCCAGGAACACTGCGAGAACAAGCCTGTCATCGTGGGATGGAACCGAAACAGGACCGCCTTGAGTCAGAAGCCACTGAACAACAACCAGGACGACGGCGAAGGGCTTAGCCACGTTCCCAAGCCTTACGGCGGCACCGACAGCACGAAGGTcgccaacaacaacaacagcggGCTGACCGAAGTGCTCAAGGAGATCGCGGGCCTGGACGCCGCCCCTCAGACCGGGGGCAGCGAGGCCAACTCCAGGGAGACCTTCTTGGGGAGGATAAATGACTGCTACAAACGGTCCCTGGAGAGAAAGCTCCCCCCAAGCTGCATGCTGGGCGGCACGAGGGACGCTCAGGGCAAGCACGTGGTTCTGAGCGGGAGCACAGAAGTGATCAGCAACGAAGGGGGCCGGTTCTGTTACCCCGAGTTCTCCAGCGGCGAGGAGAGCGAGGAGGACGTGCTTTTCAGCAACCTGGAGGAGGAGCGCGAGAGCTGGGATGAGAGCGACGAGGAGCTGCTGGCCATGGAGATCCGCATGCGAGGGCAGCCTCGCTTCGCCAACTTCAGGGCCAACACTCTGTCTCCGGTTCGCTTCTTCGTGGACAAAAAGTGGAATACGGTCCCCCTGCGAAACAAGTCCCTGCAGAGGATCTGTGCTGTCGACTACGACGACAGCTACGACGAGATCCTGAATGGCTATGAGGAGCGCTCCGTGGCCTCCTGCGGGCAGGGAAGTGTCCAGAGCATGCTGTCCTCTGACTCCACCTCCCCAGACTCCTCTCTCATGGAGGAATCCCGTTCCGAGACAGCCAGCAGTTTGTCTCAGAAGATTTGCAATGGGGGGTTATCTCCTGGCAACCCAGGAGACCCCGAGGACACGAAGGAAATGGAGCCCAGTCCCGAGAGCCTCCTGGGTAGCAGTCAGGAGAAGGACCCATCACAAGCTTCCAAAAACGCAGCCAAAGCGCCAGAGACGCACAAAGCAGTCCTCGCCCTCCGATTAGAAGAGAAGGACGGCAAAATCGCCGTGCAGACGGAGAAGCAGGAGGGCAAAGCCTCCACGGATGTCGCTGGGCAAGCCGTGACCATCAACCTCGTCCCCGTAGAAGAGCAAGCGAAGCCCTACCGAGTGGTGAACCTGGAGCAGCCACTGTGCAAGCCGTATACGGTGGTGGACGTGTCAGCAGCCATGGCCAGCGAACACCTCGAGGGCCCTGTCGGCAGCTCCAAGACAAAAGGCTCCGTCTCCACTCCGAGCTCTCCTGTGACATCGCCTGCGCCGACCCCAGGACAAATAAGTGCCCATTTCCAGAAGTCCAGTGCAATACGATACCAGGAAGTGTGGACTTCCAGCACCAGTCCAAGACAGAAGATACCGAAAGTGGAGTTAATTACCGGTGGAACTGGACCCAACGTGCCTCCCAGGAAAAACTGTCACAAGTCCGCACCTACGTCGCCCACAGCTACAAacatttcctccaaaaccatccCTGTCAAGTCACCGAACTTGTCCGAAATAAAGTTCAATAGTTACAACAATGCCGGGATGCCGCCTTTCCCGATCATCATTCACGACGAGCCCACGTACGCTCGGAGTTCCAAAAATGCCATCAAAGTGCCCATTGTCATCAATCCGAATGCATACGACAATCTGGCCATCTACAAAAGTTTTCTGGGGACAAGTGGGGAGCTCTCGGTGAAGGAGAAAACCACGAGCGTCATCAGCCACACTTACGAGGAAATAGAAACCGAGAGCCACGCCGGGGCCCCGGATAAGGCCACTGGCAAACCCGCCGACTGCCCCCAGGCCAAGGCGTCTTCCAACAGCGCAGAGCGGAAAAGGGGCTCCGTGGCCCAGAAGGTGCAGGAGTTTAACAGCTGTCTCAGCAGGGGCCAGTCTTCACCGCAGAGGAGCTACAGTTCCAGCCACAGCTCCCCAGCGAAGATCCAGAGGAGCGCTCGGGAGCCCGTGGCCAAAACGGAGTCCCAGGAGTCCCCGGCGGCGGGTGGCAGCCGGGAGAAAGCCAGCGCGGTGCTCTCTCAGATCGTGGCTTCCATCCAGCCCCCACCGTCCCCCCCGGAGGTCCCGCCGTCCAGCCCGAAGGCGTGCAGTGCCGACGAGAGCGCCCCGAAGAGCACACCCGTCCGGCCCCAATCCCTCTTCACCACGCAGCCCAGTGGGGAGGCCGAAGCACCTCAGACCACCGAAAGTCCCACCAGCAAAGGACCGAGAGATCCCCTCCCAAAGCCTGTCACCTCTCCTCCCTCCAAATTAGTGGGCAGCCCCCAGGGCGAGCCCCCGCCCCCCTTCCCCCCGCCCCGCTCCACTTCCTCCCCTTACCACGCAGGGAACCTTCTGCAGAGGCATTTCACCAACTGGGCCAAGCCCACCAGCCCCGTGCGGTCGACAGAGGCCGAGTCCGTGCTGCCCTCCGAAGGCAGCCGGCGGGCAGCTGACGCGAAGCCCAAGCGCTGGATATCCTTCAAAAGCTTCTTCCGCCGCCGGAAAACGGACGAGGACGACGACAAAGAGAAAGAGCGGGAGAAGGGGAGGCTGGTGGGCCTGGACGGCACGGTCATCCACATGCTGCCGCCCCCTCCAGTGCAGCGCCATCACTGGTTCACAGAGGCGAAGGGAGAGTCGAGCGAGAAGCCAGCGCTCGTCTTCATGTACAGGTGTGACCCTGCGCAAGGCCAGCTCGGCGTGGACCAGagcaaggctggggcaggccaggccgCGGCTTCAGAGCAGGGCAGAGCGGAGGACGTGCTGTCGCCGGACTCGGAGAAGAAGGAAAGGAGTCACCCTTCCCCGTCACAGGCCCTTCAGAAACGTCTCAGGTAG